The following proteins are co-located in the Pedobacter sp. FW305-3-2-15-E-R2A2 genome:
- a CDS encoding TetR/AcrR family transcriptional regulator has product MNKKEQILKATLKLIVEKGIESTPMSEIAKAADTGMGAIYNHFPNKESLINALYFYLKAKESAIIMEGYDQSLPVKQRFIWLWKKMINYFMAEPMDFMFLEQFYYSPAIDPKAKHEGSLYVNVLDSVYLDGQTQQIIKDGNVKEWIGFTSGSLVSLVKLHHSNYICLQEESVDNYIQAAWDAIRS; this is encoded by the coding sequence ATGAATAAGAAGGAGCAGATCTTAAAGGCGACATTGAAATTAATTGTAGAAAAGGGAATTGAATCCACGCCAATGTCAGAAATAGCGAAGGCTGCTGATACGGGTATGGGGGCCATCTATAATCATTTTCCCAATAAAGAATCGCTGATCAATGCGTTGTATTTTTATTTAAAGGCTAAGGAGTCTGCGATCATCATGGAAGGATACGACCAGTCTTTACCTGTAAAGCAGCGTTTTATCTGGTTATGGAAAAAGATGATCAATTATTTTATGGCTGAACCCATGGATTTTATGTTCCTGGAGCAGTTCTATTATTCTCCCGCAATAGATCCAAAAGCAAAACATGAAGGAAGTTTGTACGTCAACGTCCTTGATTCGGTGTATTTAGACGGTCAGACACAGCAGATCATAAAGGATGGAAATGTGAAAGAATGGATTGGATTCACAAGTGGTTCCCTGGTCTCCCTCGTTAAATTGCACCATAGCAATTACATCTGTTTGCAAGAGGAAAGCGTAGATAATTACATTCAGGCGGCCTGGGATGCCATAAGAAGTTAA
- a CDS encoding MFS transporter produces the protein MKNKIAYLGCLSLIGMITTEFGVIGILPQIAKYYEISIDQAGMLLSAYAIVVALAGPFMTMFASGFNRKTLMAITMAIFLFTGIVSAMAPPFWLLMTVRVLPAFLHPVLVSTAVAAATGNADQKEAHQMMAIVIGGIGIATITTVPFATYLAGAFNNWQASFVLQAGISLTVLILILLLLPSLPVAEKKSYRSQLMILKKPVFLASAVCSFLMIGAIFSTYSYFADYLSKVNGMDEKTISLMLLLFGLTGIAGNFIAGKMLTKNITRTTLIFLSGLMAIAVFLYFSGPMSVLTVLIIAVWGFLQTPCFLTSQAYMIETAAEAPEFANSISISFGNLGISVGTMIGGMSIASKGVQSTPMVMLVFAGGALLMMLIKTMLESKQANVTAH, from the coding sequence ATGAAAAATAAAATAGCTTACCTGGGCTGTCTCAGCCTGATAGGAATGATCACTACAGAGTTTGGTGTAATTGGAATACTCCCGCAAATAGCAAAATATTACGAGATCAGCATTGATCAGGCGGGGATGCTGCTTAGTGCTTATGCAATAGTAGTAGCGCTTGCGGGGCCTTTCATGACGATGTTTGCTTCCGGTTTTAACCGGAAAACGCTAATGGCAATAACCATGGCCATCTTTCTATTTACGGGCATTGTTTCTGCGATGGCACCTCCTTTTTGGTTATTGATGACGGTCAGGGTGCTGCCGGCCTTTCTGCATCCGGTATTGGTTTCTACCGCGGTAGCCGCAGCAACGGGCAATGCTGATCAAAAGGAAGCACATCAAATGATGGCCATTGTAATCGGGGGGATAGGGATTGCAACAATTACTACAGTCCCTTTTGCGACCTACCTCGCTGGTGCTTTCAACAACTGGCAGGCATCCTTTGTATTGCAGGCCGGAATTAGTCTGACGGTATTGATTTTAATCTTATTGCTGCTGCCTTCTTTGCCTGTGGCAGAAAAAAAATCCTATCGCTCGCAACTCATGATCCTGAAAAAGCCGGTCTTTCTGGCCAGTGCCGTATGCTCATTTTTGATGATCGGCGCTATTTTTAGTACGTATAGCTATTTTGCTGATTACCTGAGCAAGGTGAATGGAATGGACGAAAAAACAATCAGCCTCATGTTGCTTTTATTCGGCTTAACCGGAATTGCCGGGAATTTCATTGCCGGAAAAATGCTGACAAAAAACATCACCCGAACTACCCTGATCTTTCTGTCTGGTCTTATGGCGATTGCTGTTTTCCTTTATTTCTCCGGTCCAATGTCTGTTTTAACGGTACTCATCATTGCCGTATGGGGCTTCCTGCAAACGCCATGTTTTTTAACTTCCCAGGCTTATATGATAGAAACAGCAGCTGAAGCACCTGAATTTGCCAATAGCATTTCTATTTCTTTCGGCAATCTGGGCATCTCTGTTGGTACAATGATAGGCGGTATGTCCATCGCTTCCAAAGGCGTACAAAGTACGCCGATGGTGATGCTGGTTTTTGCGGGAGGGGCATTATTGATGATGCTGATCAAAACAATGCTGGAATCCAAACAGGCAAATGTTACTGCTCATTAA
- a CDS encoding GNAT family N-acetyltransferase — MKIENCNTTDIPEIFRLYRIAAAYQRSKETVVVWPEFEQELVETEIAENRQWKLIIEDQIACIWATTFSDEQIWGERNNDAAVYIHRIATNPDFRGKNFMEIIVAWAKAYAKENDKDFVRLDTLGNNSKLIAHYCNSGFNFLGMFDLEDTQGLPDHYHNTPACLFEIKL; from the coding sequence ATGAAAATAGAGAATTGCAACACCACCGATATCCCTGAAATATTCAGACTTTACCGCATTGCCGCCGCCTATCAGCGGTCCAAAGAAACAGTAGTGGTATGGCCGGAATTTGAACAGGAGCTTGTTGAAACTGAAATCGCAGAAAACAGGCAATGGAAACTGATCATTGAAGATCAAATTGCCTGTATCTGGGCAACCACCTTTAGTGACGAACAAATCTGGGGAGAGCGAAATAACGATGCCGCTGTTTACATTCACAGGATTGCCACCAATCCGGATTTCAGGGGGAAGAACTTTATGGAAATTATTGTGGCATGGGCTAAAGCTTACGCAAAAGAAAATGATAAAGATTTTGTCAGACTCGATACGCTGGGAAATAACTCAAAGCTCATTGCCCATTACTGTAATTCCGGTTTTAACTTCCTTGGTATGTTTGATCTGGAAGACACTCAGGGCCTTCCAGATCATTACCACAATACCCCAGCCTGTCTGTTTGAGATCAAATTATAA
- a CDS encoding TonB family protein: MLGSKIDLFGNDWLEVVFDQKNKTYGAYQLRRQSNSNTAKALLIAGTLFILFFLSPKIMSLIKGQHTIDDPVEKQVTVAIQPPPAVNPETPPPTKIEPPKAKEAQVKFPPPIVVDRPVDADPVMIKDLAISNPGQKTIDGDPEGEIVIKVTPGEGPKQKAITEDNTVHDFVSLEVQPFFPGGIDKFYNYLSKAIRYPGPAQENGIQGKVFVSFIIETNGTLTDLKVDRKLGFGTDEEALRVLKASPKWIPGIQNGRAVRVRYNIPISFSLSQ, from the coding sequence ATGTTAGGTTCGAAAATCGATTTATTTGGCAATGACTGGCTTGAGGTAGTATTTGATCAGAAAAACAAAACTTATGGAGCTTATCAGCTTCGCAGGCAGAGTAACTCAAATACGGCTAAAGCACTTCTTATCGCAGGAACACTGTTTATCCTGTTTTTTTTATCTCCTAAAATCATGAGTCTGATAAAAGGGCAGCATACGATAGATGATCCTGTGGAAAAACAAGTTACCGTGGCGATTCAACCTCCACCAGCGGTAAATCCTGAAACTCCACCTCCAACAAAAATTGAACCGCCTAAAGCAAAGGAGGCCCAGGTTAAGTTTCCACCTCCTATAGTCGTAGACAGACCCGTTGATGCTGATCCGGTAATGATCAAGGATCTTGCGATATCGAATCCGGGGCAAAAGACGATAGATGGTGATCCTGAAGGAGAGATTGTCATTAAAGTTACACCTGGAGAGGGGCCGAAACAAAAAGCCATTACAGAAGATAACACCGTTCATGATTTTGTATCACTGGAAGTTCAGCCCTTTTTTCCGGGAGGGATTGATAAATTTTATAACTACCTGTCTAAAGCGATCAGGTATCCGGGCCCGGCTCAGGAAAATGGAATACAAGGAAAGGTATTTGTATCTTTTATCATTGAAACAAATGGTACACTAACCGATCTTAAAGTAGATAGAAAACTGGGTTTTGGTACGGATGAGGAAGCACTGAGGGTATTAAAAGCCAGCCCGAAATGGATCCCTGGTATTCAGAACGGAAGGGCCGTTCGCGTAAGATATAATATTCCAATTAGTTTCTCTTTGTCTCAATAA
- a CDS encoding AraC family transcriptional regulator produces the protein MTKTGIPKNYWHGEGRKIIVIPPQIIRQHKTTGVFLNGLYLTDLGYYPEALNHHTHRRKGSPENILIYCQKGEGWVISAGEKHILSQNTFMVLPQHIEHEYGASEHDPWSIYWLKFGGDGLSGLNTLSFAKQSFLPKAFAYGTEAVELFDEMFQTLEQGYSTQYLVYVNLLFVNFLNLFFFQYGSLIRKETTNPHDLIVQKAVENMKQHLNRSVSIAELATASGCSVSHLSNIFRQSTGHSPIDYFNQLKIQKACQELYSGNKLIKEIAAELGYSDPYYFSRLFSQIMGISPSQYKNRNILR, from the coding sequence ATGACAAAAACAGGCATTCCAAAAAACTACTGGCATGGGGAAGGGCGGAAAATTATCGTCATTCCGCCACAGATCATCAGGCAGCATAAAACGACCGGAGTATTTCTTAACGGGCTTTACCTGACTGATCTAGGGTATTACCCTGAGGCATTAAACCACCATACTCATCGAAGGAAAGGGAGTCCGGAGAACATTCTCATCTATTGCCAGAAAGGTGAGGGATGGGTAATATCAGCTGGAGAAAAGCATATCCTTAGCCAGAATACTTTTATGGTATTGCCCCAGCATATCGAACATGAATATGGCGCTTCCGAACATGATCCATGGAGCATTTATTGGCTGAAATTTGGGGGAGATGGATTATCCGGCTTAAATACACTTTCGTTCGCTAAACAATCTTTTCTCCCAAAAGCTTTTGCTTATGGTACGGAGGCGGTTGAATTGTTTGACGAAATGTTTCAGACATTAGAGCAGGGATATAGTACACAATACCTGGTTTATGTGAACTTATTATTTGTCAACTTTCTGAATTTGTTTTTTTTTCAATATGGGTCTTTGATCCGCAAAGAAACGACAAATCCTCATGATCTGATTGTACAGAAGGCCGTTGAAAACATGAAACAGCACCTCAACAGATCGGTTAGCATTGCAGAACTGGCCACTGCCTCAGGATGTTCTGTTTCACATTTATCTAATATTTTCAGACAAAGTACCGGGCATTCCCCTATAGACTATTTCAACCAGCTTAAAATCCAAAAGGCTTGTCAGGAGTTATATTCCGGCAATAAGCTGATTAAAGAAATCGCAGCAGAACTGGGTTACTCCGATCCGTATTACTTTTCAAGACTATTTAGCCAAATTATGGGTATTTCTCCCAGTCAGTACAAAAACAGGAATATTTTAAGGTAG
- a CDS encoding alpha-L-fucosidase: MKPNLIKCLAALKILMLLYCSANAQSYTADWKSLDQRPVPEWFKDAKFGIFITWGPYSVAAYAPKGQYAEWYQYWLQTNAFNGAVAKYHKEVFGDQSYYEMAKSFKAELYQPEEWVKLIEQSGAKYVVPVAKHHDGFCWWPNKYANETWGFPWNAKDMGPKRDLLGELFAALKKTQVKAGVYFSWYEWFNPLYKSNPEKYALQHAIPQAKDLIERYQPEVFWTDGEWDQTDTTWHATEFLSWLYNESSIKKTVVTYDRYGKGTRFKHGSVYTPEYQPDMEFGDHYFEESRGIGFSYSYNKMEDAWDYNSPQILVLLLSDLVSRGGNLLLDIGPDGSGKIPAIMQERLLQMGSWLKKNGEAIYNTRRWDRPCQWNEGKRDYKPKRTPGDFKANGDFMLKMTIDPEPGYAVKECFFTCNPANKKVYAILPKWPANNRFIIRKLKMKPNSLVRLIETGELLKWKQVKEDVVLTFPAFNPDQHKSEYAFAVSITI; this comes from the coding sequence ATGAAACCAAATCTGATCAAATGCCTGGCTGCGCTGAAGATTTTGATGCTGTTGTATTGCTCAGCAAATGCACAATCTTATACTGCAGACTGGAAAAGTCTGGACCAAAGGCCAGTTCCGGAATGGTTCAAGGATGCCAAGTTTGGCATTTTTATCACTTGGGGCCCTTATTCTGTCGCTGCTTACGCGCCAAAAGGGCAATATGCGGAGTGGTATCAGTACTGGTTGCAGACGAATGCATTTAACGGAGCGGTTGCGAAATACCATAAAGAAGTGTTCGGCGACCAAAGTTATTATGAGATGGCAAAAAGTTTTAAGGCTGAATTGTATCAGCCGGAGGAATGGGTAAAGCTGATTGAGCAATCGGGTGCAAAATATGTGGTGCCGGTAGCCAAACATCATGATGGTTTTTGCTGGTGGCCAAATAAATATGCGAATGAAACCTGGGGTTTCCCCTGGAATGCAAAGGATATGGGGCCAAAGCGCGATCTGCTGGGAGAATTGTTTGCGGCTTTAAAAAAGACGCAGGTAAAGGCAGGAGTCTATTTCTCCTGGTACGAATGGTTTAATCCTTTATATAAATCCAATCCCGAAAAATATGCATTGCAACATGCCATTCCACAGGCAAAGGATTTAATTGAAAGGTACCAACCAGAAGTCTTTTGGACAGATGGTGAGTGGGATCAGACCGATACCACCTGGCATGCTACGGAATTCTTAAGCTGGCTTTATAATGAAAGCTCCATAAAGAAAACAGTCGTTACTTACGACCGTTATGGTAAAGGAACGAGGTTTAAGCATGGCAGTGTTTATACGCCGGAATATCAACCGGATATGGAGTTCGGAGATCATTACTTTGAGGAAAGCCGGGGAATAGGATTCTCTTATAGTTACAATAAGATGGAAGATGCCTGGGATTATAACTCCCCACAGATATTGGTATTGCTGTTGAGCGATCTGGTAAGTAGAGGAGGTAATCTTTTACTGGATATCGGTCCGGATGGTTCGGGGAAAATCCCAGCCATTATGCAGGAAAGGCTATTGCAAATGGGCAGCTGGCTGAAAAAGAACGGAGAAGCGATCTATAATACCCGAAGATGGGACAGGCCATGCCAGTGGAACGAGGGGAAGCGTGATTATAAACCCAAAAGAACACCTGGAGATTTTAAAGCAAATGGTGATTTTATGTTGAAAATGACCATAGACCCGGAGCCTGGGTATGCGGTAAAAGAATGCTTCTTTACCTGTAATCCGGCCAATAAGAAGGTCTATGCCATTTTACCAAAATGGCCGGCGAATAATCGATTTATAATTAGAAAATTGAAAATGAAACCGAATAGCCTGGTTAGACTGATAGAAACAGGAGAATTGTTAAAATGGAAACAGGTAAAAGAGGATGTGGTTTTAACTTTCCCGGCATTTAATCCGGATCAGCACAAAAGCGAATATGCTTTTGCTGTAAGCATCACTATTTAG
- a CDS encoding RraA family protein has protein sequence MKNIKELAGRLEKCYTGAVYDVMRNMGYPDQLLPNHIRPLNLKHKIAGPVFTIEGKIDRSLDKHTSLLKWCEMLSKAPSGHILVCQPNDDTLAHMGELSAETLTFKGVRGYIVDGGCRDSSFIDQIGFPVYCSYYTPRDVVSVWSATELGGKISIGGVRIVSGDFVLADRDGIIIIPQDQVLAVIEKTEEVLMTENLVRKAILSGTDPVDAYLQFRKF, from the coding sequence ATGAAAAATATAAAAGAACTCGCGGGACGTCTGGAAAAATGTTATACAGGAGCAGTATACGATGTCATGAGGAATATGGGGTATCCTGATCAGCTACTGCCCAATCACATTCGTCCCTTGAACCTGAAGCATAAAATTGCCGGCCCGGTATTCACCATTGAAGGAAAGATTGATCGGAGTCTGGACAAACACACTTCTTTGTTGAAATGGTGTGAGATGTTATCTAAGGCACCTTCAGGACATATATTGGTTTGTCAGCCTAATGACGATACACTGGCACACATGGGCGAGTTGTCTGCAGAAACACTTACCTTTAAAGGAGTGAGAGGATACATTGTAGATGGCGGATGCAGGGATAGCTCGTTTATAGATCAGATTGGATTTCCGGTGTATTGCAGTTATTATACCCCAAGGGATGTGGTGTCTGTATGGTCGGCCACAGAATTGGGAGGCAAGATCAGCATCGGGGGAGTTCGCATCGTCAGTGGAGATTTTGTGCTGGCAGACAGGGATGGGATTATTATCATTCCTCAGGATCAGGTGTTAGCAGTAATCGAAAAAACAGAAGAAGTACTGATGACCGAGAATTTGGTGCGAAAAGCAATTTTATCAGGGACAGATCCCGTAGATGCTTACTTGCAATTTAGAAAATTTTAA
- a CDS encoding UxaA family hydrolase: MAKLIKLHPLDNVLIVVEEIASAERLLINDSIVYVPDAIAIGHKVAEVFIEAGEKIIKYGVSIGSATTKIATGMHVHLHNMKSDYIPTYTLEKAFRETND, translated from the coding sequence ATGGCAAAACTTATCAAACTACATCCATTGGACAATGTTCTGATTGTTGTGGAAGAGATCGCCTCCGCAGAGCGATTGCTCATCAATGATAGCATAGTGTATGTTCCCGATGCCATTGCTATCGGGCATAAAGTTGCGGAAGTCTTTATCGAAGCAGGAGAAAAGATCATTAAATATGGGGTGTCCATCGGTTCAGCGACGACAAAAATTGCGACAGGAATGCACGTTCATCTCCACAATATGAAGAGTGACTATATTCCTACTTATACCCTGGAGAAAGCCTTTAGAGAAACAAATGACTAA
- a CDS encoding UxaA family hydrolase, protein MTKHMQWQGYFRKDGRKGIRNYILVVYLVECAHHVAREIASQFREDAIQLIGFAGCYPNEYADRMMNALCTHPNVGGVLLVSLGCESFKKKSLEENIRASGRPVNTVVIQEAGGTKKAITEGLMWLQETIPVVAAVPRISMTVDELIVGTICGGSDATSGMTANPAVGRAFNKLVANKGIAMFEETGEMIGLEEIMSSRAVNPELAAVLKASVEKAARYYTLMGHGSFAPGNAEGGLTTIEEKSMGAYCKSGDSPINGLIKPGDRPTKPGLYLMDVVPDGDPKFGFPNINDNVEIAEMIASGCHTILFTTGRGSVVGSAISPVIKICANPQTYQRMSDDMDINAGLVLTGSTTIDEVGDDIFESILLVAAGRKTCSEELGHQEFILTYKTFTPIGPACLPA, encoded by the coding sequence ATGACTAAGCATATGCAATGGCAGGGCTATTTTAGAAAGGATGGCAGAAAAGGCATCCGAAACTATATTTTGGTGGTTTATCTGGTAGAATGTGCACATCATGTTGCCAGAGAGATTGCCAGTCAGTTTAGAGAAGATGCGATTCAGCTGATTGGTTTTGCAGGATGTTATCCGAACGAATATGCAGACCGCATGATGAATGCCTTGTGTACACACCCAAATGTAGGCGGGGTGTTATTGGTTTCTCTTGGCTGTGAAAGTTTTAAAAAGAAAAGCCTGGAGGAAAATATCCGGGCTTCAGGGAGGCCTGTGAACACGGTGGTGATTCAGGAAGCCGGTGGCACAAAAAAAGCCATAACGGAAGGACTGATGTGGCTGCAGGAGACCATTCCCGTTGTTGCAGCTGTACCTCGGATAAGCATGACAGTTGATGAACTAATCGTAGGGACGATCTGCGGTGGGAGTGATGCGACCAGTGGTATGACTGCAAATCCGGCGGTAGGCCGGGCTTTCAATAAGTTGGTAGCCAACAAAGGAATTGCCATGTTTGAAGAAACCGGAGAAATGATTGGTCTGGAAGAAATCATGAGTAGCAGGGCTGTTAATCCGGAGCTTGCAGCTGTACTGAAAGCATCGGTGGAAAAGGCTGCCAGGTATTATACTTTAATGGGGCATGGCAGTTTTGCCCCGGGAAATGCAGAAGGGGGATTAACGACCATTGAAGAAAAGTCGATGGGTGCCTATTGTAAAAGTGGAGATTCCCCGATTAACGGATTGATTAAACCCGGCGACAGGCCCACTAAGCCTGGCCTGTACCTCATGGACGTGGTGCCGGACGGAGATCCGAAATTTGGTTTTCCAAATATTAATGATAACGTTGAAATTGCAGAAATGATTGCCAGTGGTTGTCACACGATTCTCTTTACTACAGGAAGAGGCTCTGTGGTGGGTTCTGCCATTTCCCCGGTGATCAAAATCTGTGCAAATCCGCAGACTTATCAACGGATGTCGGATGATATGGACATTAACGCAGGTTTGGTGTTGACCGGAAGCACAACAATTGACGAGGTCGGTGACGATATTTTCGAAAGTATCCTGCTGGTGGCGGCGGGAAGAAAGACCTGTTCTGAGGAACTGGGACACCAGGAATTCATATTAACTTATAAAACTTTTACCCCGATTGGCCCTGCTTGTCTGCCTGCCTGA
- the fucP gene encoding L-fucose:H+ symporter permease produces the protein MELTTSESISHQKEKRKVFLGGTILVISLFFLWALTANLLPILIPHLKKACQLSVLESSLIDSAYWIAYFVIAIPAGLVMKRFGYKKAIITGLLLAAIGAFLFYPAAESRSFVFFLFALFVLASGMTFLETSANPFMTILGDPATASGRLNFAQAFNGLGAFIASMFLSKLIIGKELKTGAELDLLSPEALDNYYSILFHKLKFPYLMIGGILVMVAILFMLTKFAVDHTGRKDGPEKRISLTAQPQLLTGIITQFFYVGAQVCVSSFFILYATSVSGMTEYEATNYLGLLLLSFMLGRYWGTFIMKYVAAAKLLWIYALISVALMLFIVLIGGKASLWAFISLEFFMSIMYPTIFALAIKDLGEETPIGSSYMVMAIIGGAVFPPILGYLSDLTGSIRMAYIVPLMCFIPVVYFGWQQHRKLKLNRGY, from the coding sequence ATGGAATTAACAACTTCGGAAAGCATCTCTCATCAAAAAGAAAAAAGAAAAGTGTTTTTAGGAGGTACCATTCTGGTAATCAGCTTATTTTTTCTCTGGGCACTCACCGCTAATTTGCTGCCAATATTGATTCCTCACTTAAAAAAGGCCTGTCAGCTGAGCGTTCTTGAGTCTTCTCTGATCGATTCTGCGTATTGGATCGCCTATTTTGTGATTGCAATCCCTGCAGGGCTGGTCATGAAAAGGTTTGGGTATAAAAAAGCCATTATTACGGGACTGCTGCTGGCTGCTATCGGCGCCTTCTTATTTTACCCTGCCGCAGAATCAAGGTCCTTTGTGTTTTTTCTGTTTGCATTGTTCGTTCTTGCCTCAGGAATGACCTTTCTGGAAACTTCGGCGAACCCATTTATGACGATTTTAGGAGATCCTGCCACTGCATCCGGCCGACTGAACTTTGCACAGGCATTTAACGGATTAGGCGCTTTTATCGCCTCCATGTTTCTCAGCAAGCTGATCATCGGTAAAGAACTGAAAACCGGGGCTGAACTGGATCTTTTGTCGCCGGAAGCATTGGATAATTATTATTCTATACTTTTTCATAAACTTAAATTTCCATACCTCATGATTGGGGGGATTCTGGTGATGGTGGCTATATTATTTATGCTGACCAAGTTCGCCGTAGATCATACGGGCAGAAAAGATGGACCTGAGAAAAGGATCTCCCTTACTGCACAACCTCAGTTGTTAACCGGGATTATTACCCAGTTCTTTTATGTAGGTGCGCAGGTTTGTGTCTCCAGTTTTTTTATTCTTTATGCAACTTCTGTATCCGGAATGACGGAGTATGAGGCTACAAATTATCTTGGCCTGCTGTTATTGAGTTTTATGCTGGGCAGGTATTGGGGAACATTTATCATGAAATATGTAGCAGCAGCGAAGTTACTTTGGATCTATGCATTGATCAGCGTGGCGCTGATGTTATTTATTGTACTGATCGGAGGTAAAGCATCTTTATGGGCATTTATTTCCCTGGAGTTTTTCATGTCCATCATGTATCCTACCATTTTTGCATTGGCAATTAAAGACCTTGGGGAGGAGACCCCCATAGGTTCTTCTTATATGGTGATGGCAATTATTGGCGGAGCCGTATTTCCGCCGATACTGGGTTATTTGTCGGACTTAACGGGAAGCATTCGTATGGCTTATATAGTACCTTTGATGTGTTTTATACCTGTTGTTTATTTTGGATGGCAACAGCACAGGAAGCTCAAATTAAACCGGGGGTATTAA
- a CDS encoding AarF/UbiB family protein gives MMENQKKKLKRTVSLVRILAKYGFGELLNYTNNQVEGEISSLSVYERIRMALEELGPTYVKFGQAFSSREDLLPMEMILELRKLQDNVEVKIMDISALLKSDLDIDPEEFFAQIDPEPFASASIAQVYQATLKNGQKVILKIKRPGIREVVASDMLIMKDIAKLLVNYSEAFRRINLVEVLAAFEKSIVQELSFLNELANINRFSGNFKGNTSIYLPTVYPELSNDNILCMEFLDGVKISEALLSMGLEPAAIARKGLDLYLVQVLEHGFFHADPHPGNLLVLKNGQIAFIDFGSMGSLTPIEKEMLEDFVSYFMAQDAKRLIAIMKKMAIRFNVTDESQLEKDIHGFFDLLDGASLEEMDIKEVLGKFSGILNNNEILMPDHLYLLVRGIVLIEGIGRALVPDLNIIESLRPYILKIAFRKLSPEELKKSGLKLLRTLTEALKTMPDEVQSVLSKLNNGELKIQQEVQGLPALKKTMNQGMNRMVMAILMGGLLISSAILILADKPPKFNGIPVLALLGFLISIILGLGILISSRSKN, from the coding sequence ATGATGGAAAACCAAAAGAAAAAACTCAAAAGAACAGTATCACTGGTCAGAATACTGGCCAAATATGGGTTTGGAGAGTTGCTCAATTATACCAATAATCAGGTGGAAGGAGAGATCTCTTCCCTCAGCGTTTACGAACGCATCAGGATGGCGCTGGAAGAACTGGGCCCTACTTATGTGAAATTCGGACAGGCATTCAGCAGCAGGGAAGATCTTTTACCTATGGAAATGATCCTGGAACTCCGGAAGTTACAGGATAATGTAGAGGTGAAAATAATGGATATCTCAGCCTTACTGAAATCGGATCTGGATATTGATCCTGAAGAGTTCTTTGCGCAGATTGATCCCGAACCTTTTGCCTCCGCCTCTATTGCTCAGGTGTATCAGGCGACACTGAAAAACGGACAAAAGGTGATCTTAAAGATCAAACGTCCCGGAATCAGGGAGGTGGTGGCCTCAGATATGCTGATCATGAAAGATATCGCGAAACTGCTGGTCAATTATAGCGAAGCATTCCGGAGGATCAACCTTGTGGAAGTTCTGGCGGCATTTGAAAAATCTATTGTCCAGGAATTATCCTTTCTTAATGAACTGGCTAACATTAATCGATTTTCAGGGAATTTCAAAGGCAATACCTCCATCTACCTGCCCACAGTTTATCCGGAGCTTTCCAACGACAATATCCTGTGCATGGAGTTTTTGGATGGCGTTAAAATAAGTGAAGCACTCCTTTCTATGGGCCTGGAGCCTGCTGCAATTGCCAGAAAAGGACTTGACCTTTACCTGGTCCAGGTCTTGGAACATGGCTTCTTCCATGCAGATCCGCATCCGGGAAACCTGTTGGTGCTCAAAAACGGGCAGATTGCCTTTATTGATTTTGGTTCGATGGGAAGCCTCACCCCGATAGAAAAAGAAATGCTCGAAGACTTTGTTTCCTATTTCATGGCCCAGGATGCAAAGCGTTTAATTGCAATTATGAAAAAGATGGCGATCCGCTTCAACGTGACGGATGAAAGTCAACTGGAAAAAGATATCCATGGCTTCTTTGACCTGCTGGACGGGGCCTCACTGGAAGAAATGGACATCAAAGAAGTATTGGGTAAGTTTTCAGGGATTCTGAATAACAATGAAATATTGATGCCAGACCACCTTTATCTGCTGGTTCGGGGAATTGTGCTCATCGAAGGAATTGGCCGTGCCCTTGTTCCCGATCTGAATATCATTGAGAGCCTGCGTCCTTATATCTTAAAAATAGCTTTTCGTAAACTGAGCCCTGAGGAGTTGAAGAAAAGTGGATTGAAGCTGTTGAGAACACTGACCGAAGCTTTGAAAACCATGCCCGATGAGGTACAGTCGGTGCTGAGTAAACTGAATAACGGGGAGTTAAAAATCCAACAGGAAGTACAGGGTTTACCAGCCTTGAAAAAGACAATGAACCAGGGAATGAACAGGATGGTGATGGCCATCCTGATGGGGGGCTTGCTGATCAGTTCGGCGATCTTGATTTTAGCCGATAAGCCACCTAAATTTAACGGAATACCTGTTCTTGCTTTATTAGGTTTCCTAATAAGTATTATCTTAGGCCTGGGAATTTTAATCTCTTCCCGTTCTAAAAATTAA